The following is a genomic window from Trachemys scripta elegans isolate TJP31775 chromosome 16, CAS_Tse_1.0, whole genome shotgun sequence.
TGGGAAGCTGCGATAAGCATCACCAATCGTAACTGTAGCTTAACCAAGTCTGGCTGCTGACAGAGTTACAGATGGCTGTCAAAGAGAACAGGAAAGCATATGCTCCATCACGGTCCCCTCTTCCTGAGCCCAGACTGACAGATTACGACAAGAGCCCCCCAAAGCTTGAGTGCGGGCACAGCACAGCTTACTTGGATTTTTCATCTGGTAATGGTTCAGGAATGACAGGGTCTCTAGCGCATCGCTTTTTGAATCCCATTCCAACAAACCAGAGGAGCTTCTTTCACCTGGACGGAACACTGGAGGTTACAAGTGTGCGTACATCACTATACAAGCAGGACAAGGTAGGACAACAGCACATTCTAATGATCCACATCGCTATACAAGAGCTCTGCCCCCCTTCTGATCGGCCTCTGCCACCTGGACTGGGAACACTGCAGAGGATGCCTCGTGCAATGTAACAGCGGCTCTGAGGGAGCAGCAACACCTCCCTTAAATGCATATTACTGAATTTGCTCCTAAGGAGGGAGGCGTTAAttgtcagagtttaaggccagaagggaccaccagatcatctaagaacataagaacagccacactgggtcagaccaaaggtccatctagcccagtatcctgtcttctgaggccagtgccagatgccccagagggaatgaacagaacaggtgatcatcaagtgatccatcctgtcgcccattcccagcttctggcaaacagaggctagggacaccatctagTTTGGTctcctgtctatcacaggccaccaccgccacccagccacccacaccccaaactcagTAAGGTTCTGTTGGGTTGAATCTAGCGGTTTAATGGGATTGGTTCCACTCGAGCCATTTCCTTACCCTCCCCGTTTTTTTATGGTCAGGTTCCGTTCACAGGTACTCATTCATCTTCCCATCCCCTAAGCCAGTCCTCTGATGGAAAGGCAGTGTGACAAGGGGAAATCACGGGGAGCCATGCTTGCTCAGCAGAACAATTCAACCCTAGTGGCTTCTGCTAATGCACGTTCATTCTCATCTCCCTTTATGTGCGGACAGCTTGCTAAATCAAGGCTTGGTGGCCAAGGCGCTAAACTGCAGTTCAAGACTGCAAGTCTAATGATTAAAGCTGGGTGTGCCACTCAAACACAGCAGTACCAGGCAATTTATCATCTGTGACCCAACCTTACCAGCAGGAGGAGTAAGACTACACTAAAACCTGCATTCCAGACCTGACTGTCAAACGGCCACCCACAAGCATCCCCAAGGTTTCCCAGGACAATTTTGTTGCCCCTTTAGTTAGAAGCCCACCTCTGACTAAGCAACCATTTTTTCCTGGTCCCTAAGGGAAGTGTCACCATGTTTAAAGGCTTACTTACTTTTCCCTGAAAACACTTTGACAGAAGCTGGCCTCTTCGCTCCCAGCTCATCACAGATCTAGTGGGAAGACAGACAAGTATTCAGAGATAGTAACACAACAGCTTTGAGAATCAAAGGGTAAATTCAGCTCAATCGTCTATAAGCCAAACTTCATCAGGCCAATAGATTACAAATTTATCCCTCGCCTAGCACGATGGAATCCAGATCCATGAGCGGGCTGCTCAGTGCTatcgtaatacaaataattaacaccCGTCCATGTACTCCAACTAAGTGGACACTTTGGTTGCTCGTTACAGTGCCTATATCAGAATGCTCCAGTTGAAAAGTTGTAAGAGTTTTTCCAGTTCAGAAAGGTACCATTGAATAGTCTGGGCACCAAATCAGAAACTAAGTCTTATCAAAACAAGCTATCATATGGGAATTTtatctttgctttttttaaagccacacaCACGCTACGGGTCACTGGAAACGTTCGCAATTTACAGCGTAACCCCGCATGCTGTGCCTTATGAAACAGAACACCGCTTACACAGAGCAAAACCGACTGAGTAAGAGACAGAACACGGAAGGCTTCTGCTTGGTGTGTACATGTGCTCATTGAGTGACATTCCCCTCAAGCTCTCAAAGTAGTTCATTATATTAAGCCTTGACCACCATTTGAGGTCAAAATTCTTCTGTTTGGCAGAGGGGGAACAAGACAAGAGATGGgaagtgaccttgagcaagtcaatgATTCAAGGGAAAAGGGTTACCCGGGAAAACTGGGTTCCATTCTCATGTTCTAGCCACACATGAACAATAGCTACATTCCAAGCTCATTATTACTGAATGTATCCTTTCCAACAGAACCCAGAGGAGTCCATCAGGATGGAGTCCCACACCAAGCTAGGAGCTGTATGCAAAAGCAAGGTACGAGACTCAAATCTGAGACTATACCATGAAGAGGGAAGAATGTTAATCAGACAGCGAAGAGCTGAGGGAAACTGTACAGTCTGATCAAGTTTACCTCATAAAAGTTGTCTTCTGTCACCTCCAGAGGAGCATTGAAGAAGTGAAGCACATTGCTAGGATGTTGGATCCTGttcttggctgcctgctctggggTCGAAAACCTGTTATTTCGagagccactgaagtccttgTAGCTGCACGAGCCATCCTCAAGCCCGTACGACTGACCAGGCATGATGGCTTGCTGCTTGGATACACTACAAGCAGAGAAATGCACAGCTTGTCACTATATGCATAACTTTCTGCTGGGGATCAAGCTCCCCACCGTGAGATCTCACAAGACATCAAGACCACAAAGCATCTGGAAAGAGACCCACCACACATTCAGCTTCTGTCCGAACATGAAGTTGTTGTTGAGGTGGGTGATTGCTCGATCGACAGCGTAGCCATCTGCCATCTCCACCATGGCTGCGCCTGGCTTGCTCTTCATGAACTTCACCTAAGATACAACACACCCTTGATGTGAGCACAGGACATCTACATTCTTCAGGAAGATCACGTGGGtttgagagaaaaggtgggtgaggcagtagctttaattggaccaacttctgttgctgaaagacaagctttcgagcttacacagttcttcaggtctgtgtaatctcaaaaacttgtctctttcaccaactgaagttggtccaataaaagatattatgtcacccactttgtctctgtaatatcctgggaccaatacagctacaacactgcaaacaacctgGGTTTTACACATTTGAACTAAACTGCTTCAGACCGATCCATTTCAGAGTCAGCCTTCAAGCTCTGCTTCTTAATTTCACTTCATTTGAGTTTAGTGGATTGCTCCATCCATCCCTTAACCCCCATGCCCCCACCACTTTGAAGACACAAACTCTTCCATGATTGCTGCACTCTTCCAGTCAACCTTGTGTCTCCAGAGGCAGAGGGTATTTTCAGTTAGCCTGCTAGAGACTGTTTGCAAACGAGGAGCTATCACACAGCCCCAGCATACCAGATTTACTCTTCTGGCTTATTTGAGCCCTAATTGCTCAAGCAGAGATCATAGGACGCTATAAAGGAGTTTGGCTCCACAGCCAAATTGCACACCACCAATTTCAAAGCCAAGCCCAACAGACTTGGTGGGAAGCAAGTAAGGCTACCTAGAAACAAAAATCACAAGCCCAAGCACCGGAACCAGAACTCTCTGCCAGACTGTGTCAAGGATCAAAGATATCAGTCTACACAAGACCAGGAGAACAAGCCATTCGTTttcccctctcaccttttctaCATTCCCATAGAGGCAAAAGACGTTGAAGACCCTATCACAGTTCATCTTGGACTGGTCTAAGCCATACACCATCAGCACAGGGCTGTCAGCATGAGGGCCGTACTccgggggcggaggagggggaggaggatgtcCATACTGAGGGCCGTAGCGGCTTGGGCCCCTGCGGTGGCCACCAACAGGAGGGCCCATCCTTCTCCCTTCATAGTGAGGTGGAGGAGGGCCGTAACCCTCATCGTGATAATGACTGTGGTATCCACCATGAGGTCCTCCTGTGGAGACACCGGGAGTAGAGGCAACACGTGAAAGCCGTAAATATTAGAGCAAAACCCTCCTACTAAAGCCACCTTGCGCACCAGATCCATACCGTATTCTGCAGGGTGGTCCCCAAGGAGAGGGGGCTGTCTCTGACGCTTGTTAGGGTTACCGCCAGGATCCCCTAGACAAAGAAGGATGGGTTAAAAATTGAACCAGAGAGGAACAATGCTTCAATAGGTTGTATTCCTGGGGTTTACCTGTATGCTACCAAAGTCATTTAAGTCCTAGCTTCTTTTAAATCACATAGTAACCCCAGCTGCCCAGGAGGTCTTAATCATTTTCTAGCCAACAACTGCCTCCAACACCTTAAGGTTTGTCTGGCAGGGGGAGATTAAACTCCCCTCTCCCACAGGGTCTCCATTTCACCCAAGGCCTGGTATTATGAGGACTGACTCTCCTCAAAGGCCAAGGACGGTTGGCTCCAGCTCCCACCAGAGTTTTCCAACCCTGCTCCAAGCACAGACCACATGCCCCTTTGGCTGGGGCAGCGCTGTCTCTGCTGAGATCCAGCCACGGAACTACAACATGATGCTGCCCTAGGCTAATGGGCCAGACGGGCCTATTTTAACAAGAGGTTAGTTCGTAGGACACACACTTGCAGTTTCATTTGTTAGAACTGCCGTCACACAGTCAAGATTACAACTTCTATTTCTGAACCTACACAGACAAGTTACAGCATCTTGTAACGCAATCGGTGTCTGAATAAAATGCTTAGAACAAAGACAGGACTTCCCAGCTTCACCTGAATAGAGAGCTGGGCACATTTCAAAGCTGATTACAAGGTAGCCATGACTGACCggggaaagaaacaaaaggaagagtGTCCCAGTTGATTTCGTGATTGAAACAATACTGAAGTACACCTGCCTCCAGGACACTGCTAATTCTTTAtagcaatggggaaaaaaaatatggcAAAATATCTCCCCACCCAAACAGAGGAAGAGGGAGTAAGTGAGAGACTTATACAAGCATGGTAGCAAAGCAACAGTAGTAATAAGTTAAAATGAGCCATCATGTACAATGCGTAACATTCACGTAACCAtacagtttcttttgttttttaaaacacaactgAGTTTCATACAGGTTTATTCCAACAATCAGTCATTACAAAGATTGAAAAGGGCTACTTACAGCAGGAGTACACAGTACAATGTCCATTGTCACATAAAAATTCTGTATTTCTCTTACCATTGGACGCTTCAACAGTGAGTTAGCACAGTTCTGAAAGATGGCGTCCCATCAAACATACACTGCGACCCTGCATCACATGGTTTCAGAGTCATAAATACAAGTCAAAGGCACAAAACTgctacaaaatttttttttaaaaaagtaaaatctttaaaaaggtcTCACAGATGTTTTGTCCTCAGAAGATATCAAGAAAGAGGACATAAAGGTGTATAAATGAGAGTGTTCCTTCCATGTTTCATCTCCTGAATTTGTGTGGTGCTGTAACAAAATGGTGCTTCTGGCTCTGTGTAGTTCTCCAGTGTGCGTGTCTCCTCTGTAATGGAATGTGCCTTGGGTCAAATGCCCCCGTTATGCACGCGTGCACCAGACTGCACACCCCAGCTACAGCCTCTTAGGTATCTGTGtgcctttggtttgtttttttttttgtctccactTGGCGCTGATATGTTGGCAGCTGAGGACTGCAGGAAAGCAGTATAACCaaaagaactgccctcccaaACCAAACCATGTTGATATGGAGAGCATCCTATGTCTTGGATGGCCACTGAGATCTATTCCATTCTCCGAAATGCGCTGGTGGACTTGTTTTGAGAACCCTCTGTTCTGTGTTTCCTAGTTCTGTGTACATTCTTGGGTTCAGAGTTTTGTTTGCTTTGATTAGTAAGAATAATGTCTGCTGTGGCATGGTgcgcctctttctctctctctctctctgtgcttgtAGATGTTTCTTGGACCACGGTGTTGTGTTCTTGATGTAATGAGCTCaatctgctgctgtttctggTACGTAAGGATGATGCATGTTTTCTCCAGGAAGAGCTAGTGAGGTTTCTACACTGTGTGGTGTGAGGAATGTGCAGAGGCAGGCCACAGCCAATTCGGGACGTCCACTGTAGTACGGTCCCCCAGGGTTATATGTAATAACTGCTCAGAGCTGGGAAAGGCCAGGAGAATACACCGCCCTCATTTCCCAGCCTCATGTCAGGAAAGCCAAGATGCATCTAAATAAATGCACAGCCCTGCAACTAGCCCCTGCGGCTCTGCACATCTTCTAGTTATGTACCTTGGAGGAGAAATTTGTTTATGTTTTTGTTAAGTCATGTAATGCCATTGCTTGCTTCAGTATATTAATaagttttcttcttttaaaaacaggGGTGTCCACCACGTGGGAATTACTCCAGCCTGCCAGGCACTTACTCAGCACCTCGGGCCACACTGTGCAGGAGCCCATGGAGGCTGCACCTCTCATcatgaaaggaggaggaaaaaactgCCTTTGGAGGCAATAATGCAGCATGACAGGGACTGGCAGGAGTCCTAAGATTCCTTAGAGGGGACAAAAGCAATCTCTCTGAAGGGAGCACACCCAATTCTCGAGGGACCCTCTAAACTCGAATCAGCTGGGACCACAAATAGCTCCACACCCTGGTTTTAAAACACGAAGCAAGACAATACTGCCAAGCAGATTGtaccatttaaataaaataaaaatacagggaAACATAAGAGATGCAACCACTTCAACTGATGCGAGAGCTGCTCAAACAGTAACTCAACACCAGCTGTTTATTTCATCCTCCTCCACACAGTATGCATAAGTTTCAAAAACCCAAGCAAGGGGTTTCCAGATAAGCTTTGACCGTAATTGTAACAGTCTGAAGTAGAGATCTATGGCTGCAATTTGAATAATACACATCACTGTTCAGCATCACACAGATTCTGTTTAACTAATTTGCAGCACTCAGTTTGGAAAGGAAAGGGATCTGTTCCTCAATGCTTCCAAAGATGGGAGCAGACAGTCTCTTACAGATTTTTGCATTTCCCTCCATGTTCAAGTTACATTTGTGTAAAATGTTCACCCACGCGCCTGTGAATTATAACCCATTCCACTATCCTTCAGCTGTGTGATAACTAGCCAACAGCTCAAGGAGAATTTTCTTGTTACTTTCTAGCATAATGAAAAGACTAGCAATTGTAATAGCTCAGTTTTGAAAGTCAGGCACAAACAGCCGGTAGCTGCATCAGGTGACAAGCTGTAAGTCTTCCATGTAAGAAAGCCGTGGCACTAAATCCTCGCTTGCCACTGATGACTGCCCATGCCCAGAAACTCCTTAAAACCACTTATGCATAAGGTTCCTTAATTCCTAACATTTAACTGATGGAAGTCAGGCAGCAAATACATAATGTAAGCCACCCATGAGACGCCCTAGTGACAAGCGTTTGATTTTAAGATAAACTGAACAAGCACTCTATTTTGCATTGGCCTACATCGTGTTTGAATTTAGGTACAGTTCTAACTGAAGTTAGGAGGCAGGCCAATGGCATTACATAACATAGTCAGATATGAAGTGCGCGAGTCAACTAACTGACAAAGTTTGTGTATAGTTACAAAGCAGTCCATCAAGGTTACCTTGTCCACTGAGATTGGGGTTTGTGTAATCCCAGGTGTCCTGGTCGTTCTTGAACACATTCAAACGTGTGGGCTGCAAAAACAACCACCCCTACCATTACTCGATTTTGCACGGTCAGAGTCCTAGGCAGGacagaacaattaaaaaaacctatAGGAGATAGCCATGCTAGTGCTCCTTTCACTCAAGGATCTCAATGCAAACTTCACACTAAATAAGCCTTCCAGCTTCCTCAAaagttaataataatatatggagatatacctctctcatagaactggaagggatcttgaaaggtcatcaagtccagtccactgccttcactagcaggaccaatttttttgccccagatccttaaatggccccctcaaggattgaactcacaacccggggtttagcaggccaatgctcaaaccacttattcccattttcaaaaagagaGAAGTTACTTG
Proteins encoded in this region:
- the HNRNPL gene encoding heterogeneous nuclear ribonucleoprotein L isoform X2; translated protein: MPKKRQALVEFEDILGACNAVNYAADNQIYIAGHPAFVNYSTSQKISRPGDTDDSRGVNNVLLFTILNPIYSITTDVLYTICNPCGPVQRIVIFRKNGVQAMVEFDSVQSAQRAKASLNGADIYSGCCTLKIEYAKPTRLNVFKNDQDTWDYTNPNLSGQGDPGGNPNKRQRQPPLLGDHPAEYGGPHGGYHSHYHDEGYGPPPPHYEGRRMGPPVGGHRRGPSRYGPQYGHPPPPPPPPEYGPHADSPVLMVYGLDQSKMNCDRVFNVFCLYGNVEKVKFMKSKPGAAMVEMADGYAVDRAITHLNNNFMFGQKLNVCVSKQQAIMPGQSYGLEDGSCSYKDFSGSRNNRFSTPEQAAKNRIQHPSNVLHFFNAPLEVTEDNFYEICDELGAKRPASVKVFSGKSERSSSGLLEWDSKSDALETLSFLNHYQMKNPNGPYPYTLKLCFSTAQHAS
- the HNRNPL gene encoding heterogeneous nuclear ribonucleoprotein L isoform X1, which translates into the protein MPKKRQALVEFEDILGACNAVNYAADNQIYIAGHPAFVNYSTSQKISRPGDTDDSRGVNNVLLFTILNPIYSITTDVLYTICNPCGPVQRIVIFRKNGVQAMVEFDSVQSAQRAKASLNGADIYSGCCTLKIEYAKPTRLNVFKNDQDTWDYTNPNLSGQGDPGGNPNKRQRQPPLLGDHPAEYGGPHGGYHSHYHDEGYGPPPPHYEGRRMGPPVGGHRRGPSRYGPQYGHPPPPPPPPEYGPHADSPVLMVYGLDQSKMNCDRVFNVFCLYGNVEKVKFMKSKPGAAMVEMADGYAVDRAITHLNNNFMFGQKLNVCVSKQQAIMPGQSYGLEDGSCSYKDFSGSRNNRFSTPEQAAKNRIQHPSNVLHFFNAPLEVTEDNFYEICDELGAKRPASVKVFSGKMFRPGERSSSGLLEWDSKSDALETLSFLNHYQMKNPNGPYPYTLKLCFSTAQHAS